One Streptomyces mobaraensis NBRC 13819 = DSM 40847 DNA segment encodes these proteins:
- a CDS encoding aldehyde dehydrogenase family protein — protein MAPTLNTLVLRPGAEWDTAWRRCLDTAPEAFRDDRVLNLWNGAWHADGRPLPAVTPVDGTPVAGPPRLDAEAAHRAVRAALDQHRAWREVPLADRRARVSAALDALEEHRDLLALLLVWEIGKPWRLARADVDRAIDGVRWYVDGIAGMTAGRVPLAGPVSNIASWNYPMSVLVHAMLVQALAGNAVIAKTPTDGGLSCLTLACALAVREGLPLTLVSGSGGELSEALVRAPEIGCVSFVGGRDTGARVATAVANLGKRHILEQEGLNTWGIWNFSDWDTFAPQIRKSFDYGKQRCTAYPRFVVQRSAFADFLAVYLPAVRSVRFGHPLATEWPADDLPDLDFGPLINAAKAKELTDQVAEAIDRGAVPLHQGSLADGRFLAGQDRSAYVPPVTLLNPPPSSPLHHAEPFGPVDTIVLVDTEAELLAAMNASNGALVATLSCDDPETFGRLAPQIRAFKVGHGKPRSRGDRDELFGGFGASWRGAFVGGELLVKAVTQGPSAEERLPGNFPDYHLMP, from the coding sequence ATGGCACCGACCCTCAACACCCTCGTCCTGCGCCCCGGCGCCGAATGGGACACCGCCTGGCGGCGCTGCCTGGACACGGCCCCCGAGGCGTTCCGGGACGACCGCGTCCTCAACCTCTGGAACGGCGCCTGGCACGCGGACGGCCGTCCACTGCCCGCCGTCACCCCGGTCGACGGCACCCCCGTCGCCGGGCCCCCGCGCCTCGACGCCGAGGCCGCCCACCGGGCCGTACGCGCCGCGCTCGATCAACACCGCGCCTGGCGCGAAGTGCCACTGGCCGATCGCAGGGCCAGGGTGAGCGCCGCGCTGGACGCCCTGGAGGAGCACCGCGACCTCCTCGCCCTGCTCCTGGTCTGGGAGATCGGCAAGCCCTGGCGGCTCGCGCGGGCCGATGTGGACCGCGCGATCGACGGGGTGCGCTGGTACGTGGACGGCATCGCCGGGATGACCGCGGGCCGCGTCCCGCTCGCCGGTCCGGTGTCGAACATCGCCAGCTGGAACTACCCGATGAGCGTGCTCGTCCACGCCATGCTCGTCCAGGCGCTGGCGGGCAACGCGGTGATCGCGAAGACCCCGACCGACGGCGGCCTGTCCTGCCTGACGCTGGCCTGCGCTCTCGCCGTGCGCGAGGGCCTGCCGCTGACCCTCGTCAGTGGCAGCGGCGGCGAGCTGTCAGAGGCGCTCGTCCGGGCGCCGGAGATCGGCTGCGTCTCGTTCGTCGGCGGGCGGGACACCGGCGCCCGGGTCGCGACCGCCGTCGCCAACCTGGGCAAACGCCATATTTTGGAGCAGGAGGGCCTTAACACCTGGGGCATCTGGAACTTCAGTGACTGGGACACCTTCGCCCCGCAGATCCGCAAGTCCTTCGACTACGGGAAGCAGCGGTGCACGGCCTACCCCCGCTTCGTGGTGCAGCGCTCGGCGTTCGCGGACTTCCTCGCCGTGTACCTGCCGGCGGTACGGTCCGTGCGCTTCGGGCATCCGCTGGCCACGGAGTGGCCCGCGGACGATCTTCCGGACCTGGACTTCGGCCCGCTGATCAACGCGGCCAAGGCGAAGGAGCTCACCGACCAGGTGGCCGAGGCGATCGACCGGGGTGCCGTCCCGCTGCACCAGGGCTCCCTGGCGGACGGACGCTTCCTGGCGGGCCAGGACCGGAGCGCGTACGTCCCACCCGTCACCCTGCTCAACCCGCCCCCGTCGTCGCCCCTGCACCACGCGGAACCCTTCGGTCCTGTGGACACCATCGTCCTCGTGGATACCGAAGCGGAACTGCTCGCCGCCATGAACGCCAGCAACGGCGCCCTGGTCGCGACCCTCTCCTGCGACGACCCCGAGACCTTCGGCCGCCTCGCCCCGCAGATCAGGGCCTTCAAGGTCGGCCACGGGAAGCCGCGCTCGCGCGGTGACCGCGACGAACTGTTCGGCGGTTTCGGCGCGTCCTGGCGGGGCGCCTTCGTGGGCGGGGAGCTGCTGGTCAAGGCGGTGACGCAGGGTCCGTCAGCGGAGGAACGCCTGCCGGGCAACTTCCCGGACTACCACCTGATGCCCTGA
- a CDS encoding putative quinol monooxygenase: protein MIFIVVKFTIRPERSDEWLGLVEDFTQGTRREPGNLFFEWSRSVEDPNQFVLVEAFKDGAAGEVHVNSEHFKKAMSWMPDLIAKTPEIVNVEVPSEGWSAMAELSPRG from the coding sequence ATGATCTTCATCGTCGTCAAGTTCACGATTCGTCCGGAGCGGAGCGACGAGTGGCTCGGTCTCGTCGAGGACTTCACCCAGGGCACCCGGCGGGAGCCGGGCAACCTGTTCTTCGAGTGGTCGCGGAGCGTCGAGGACCCGAACCAGTTCGTGCTGGTCGAGGCGTTCAAGGACGGCGCGGCCGGCGAGGTGCACGTGAACTCGGAGCACTTCAAGAAGGCGATGTCCTGGATGCCCGACCTGATCGCCAAGACCCCCGAGATCGTCAACGTCGAGGTGCCGTCCGAGGGCTGGTCGGCGATGGCGGAGCTGTCGCCGCGCGGCTGA
- a CDS encoding HNH endonuclease codes for MTAESFYRTEPSEGAAWRLAILMGANTRTYKFALGSALLACAERGEDAAPLRDVAAAYAMGVVGRRADAPQAPAGTSGGDADFLAVAAREGEESRRLGRPTEALLDAAVRTMPGMVMRKFHNLRGGTEVPHRFYELTGRGAGRVVRLTPQLRRLARDGQACVLRAELEARWSIVESSFSAAVGRSLMSDGVRVDWGTLTLTDRRRRRSVARVGDALIGFQHGRCLICGDGIVPGDGMAVDHVFPYALMRRFGGASAWSGPDLDVIWNLAPAHPRCNGAKSDRLPTAAELAGLARRNEAIMGSPHPLKKTLELTLAAAGGGGWPEFLRAVQTVCC; via the coding sequence ATGACGGCCGAATCGTTTTACCGGACCGAACCGTCGGAGGGTGCCGCCTGGCGGCTCGCGATTCTGATGGGCGCGAACACGCGCACGTACAAGTTCGCGCTCGGTTCCGCGCTCCTCGCCTGTGCCGAGCGGGGCGAGGACGCCGCTCCGCTCCGGGACGTCGCGGCGGCGTACGCGATGGGCGTCGTCGGCCGGCGTGCCGACGCGCCCCAGGCCCCGGCCGGGACGTCCGGAGGGGACGCCGACTTCCTGGCCGTCGCCGCGCGGGAAGGGGAGGAGTCGAGGAGGCTCGGCCGGCCCACGGAGGCTCTGCTGGACGCCGCCGTCCGGACCATGCCGGGAATGGTCATGCGGAAGTTCCACAATCTGCGGGGCGGTACCGAAGTGCCGCATCGTTTCTACGAGCTGACCGGCCGCGGGGCCGGGCGTGTCGTCCGGCTGACCCCGCAGCTCCGGCGGCTGGCGCGGGATGGGCAAGCTTGCGTCCTGCGCGCGGAGCTGGAGGCGCGGTGGAGCATCGTCGAGAGTTCCTTCTCGGCGGCGGTCGGGCGCAGCCTGATGAGCGACGGCGTCCGCGTGGACTGGGGCACGCTGACCCTCACCGACCGGCGCAGGCGCCGGTCGGTGGCCCGGGTCGGGGACGCCCTGATCGGGTTCCAGCACGGCCGGTGCCTCATCTGCGGGGACGGCATCGTGCCGGGGGACGGGATGGCCGTGGACCATGTGTTCCCGTACGCCCTGATGCGGCGGTTCGGCGGGGCCTCCGCGTGGTCGGGGCCCGATCTCGACGTGATCTGGAACCTGGCGCCGGCGCACCCGCGCTGCAACGGCGCCAAGAGCGACCGGCTGCCCACCGCCGCCGAACTGGCCGGGCTCGCCCGGCGCAATGAAGCGATCATGGGCTCCCCGCATCCTCTGAAGAAGACGCTGGAGTTGACTCTCGCGGCGGCCGGAGGCGGCGGGTGGCCGGAGTTCCTGCGAGCCGTCCAGACGGTGTGCTGCTGA
- a CDS encoding FAD-dependent oxidoreductase produces the protein MVEVRDVVVVGAGPTGLALAIALRRYGLDVLVVEKEPSTKREARACVIWQRALEALRDLGCAEDLVRAGVVVRRGSFRVRGRLCGEYDLAMPGTAFPCPLAIEQDTTERLLRGRLRALGEDVGWGTEAVAVRVGADGAEADLRGPDGRGRTVACRWIVGCEGAHSVVRKTLGIPFEGERRTGLQAVQINAKPDWRFPLDRDLTQIFIQRGVSLIVSPLPGGASRFFAFRDDPAPRSEEPPGVEEMRALVARATGDPDVRLVPTDPPWINRARFHDRLAASLRHGAALLAGDSAHLWAPIGGHGLNAGLCAAHNLGWKLAAVHQGRCREELLDTYSDEQRRTAAGVMRDMRHNIIELPPGPLTLAALSLAAPVVIGSRWAERRTRLMMSDFARHHRPSALSADTAGRGPLRAGDRLPDLAVRDHDGRRRRLHELLSYRRWTLLVFEGGDESGDGEGRSAEPPGLPERYRAAFEVFRVRPEAGAAGAVPAGTLLLVRPDGYVGLRAAVGDRRAPAAYLERWFG, from the coding sequence GTGGTGGAGGTTCGGGACGTCGTGGTCGTCGGTGCCGGGCCCACGGGGCTGGCCCTGGCGATCGCGCTGCGGCGGTACGGGCTGGACGTGCTCGTCGTCGAGAAGGAGCCGAGTACGAAGCGCGAGGCCCGGGCGTGCGTCATCTGGCAGCGGGCCCTTGAGGCGCTGCGGGACCTCGGGTGTGCCGAGGACCTGGTCAGGGCGGGTGTGGTGGTGCGGCGCGGGTCGTTCCGGGTGCGGGGGCGGCTGTGCGGGGAGTACGACCTGGCCATGCCGGGGACGGCCTTCCCGTGTCCGCTCGCCATCGAGCAGGACACCACCGAGCGGCTGCTCCGCGGCCGGCTGCGGGCGCTGGGGGAGGACGTCGGCTGGGGCACCGAGGCCGTGGCGGTGCGGGTCGGGGCGGACGGCGCCGAGGCCGACCTGCGGGGGCCGGACGGGCGGGGGCGCACGGTCGCGTGCCGGTGGATCGTGGGGTGCGAAGGGGCGCACAGCGTCGTGCGCAAGACCCTGGGCATTCCCTTCGAGGGCGAGCGCCGGACCGGCCTCCAGGCCGTGCAGATCAACGCCAAGCCCGACTGGCGCTTCCCGCTGGACCGCGACCTCACCCAGATCTTCATCCAGCGGGGCGTCTCCCTCATCGTCAGCCCGCTGCCCGGTGGAGCGAGCCGGTTCTTCGCCTTCCGGGACGACCCCGCGCCGCGCAGCGAGGAACCGCCCGGCGTCGAGGAGATGCGGGCGCTCGTCGCCCGCGCCACCGGCGACCCCGACGTCCGGCTGGTGCCGACGGACCCGCCCTGGATCAACCGGGCCCGCTTCCACGACCGCCTCGCCGCCTCGCTCCGCCACGGCGCCGCCCTGCTCGCCGGCGACAGCGCCCACCTGTGGGCGCCCATCGGCGGACACGGCCTCAACGCCGGGCTGTGCGCGGCCCACAACCTCGGCTGGAAGCTCGCGGCCGTCCACCAGGGGCGCTGCCGCGAGGAGTTGCTCGACACCTACTCCGACGAGCAGCGCCGCACGGCCGCCGGCGTGATGCGGGACATGCGCCACAACATCATCGAACTCCCGCCCGGCCCGCTGACGCTCGCCGCCCTGAGCCTCGCCGCGCCGGTGGTCATCGGCAGCCGGTGGGCCGAACGGCGGACGCGGCTGATGATGAGCGACTTCGCCCGGCACCACCGGCCCAGCGCCCTCTCCGCCGACACCGCCGGCCGGGGGCCGCTGCGCGCCGGCGACCGGCTGCCGGACCTGGCCGTCCGCGACCACGACGGCCGCCGGCGGCGCCTCCACGAACTGCTCTCCTACCGCAGGTGGACGCTGCTCGTCTTCGAGGGCGGGGACGAGAGCGGGGACGGCGAGGGGCGGAGCGCGGAGCCGCCGGGGCTGCCGGAGCGGTACCGCGCGGCGTTCGAGGTGTTCCGGGTCCGCCCCGAGGCCGGTGCGGCCGGTGCGGTGCCCGCCGGGACGCTCCTGCTCGTCCGCCCGGACGGGTACGTGGGCCTCCGCGCGGCCGTCGGCGACCGGCGCGCGCCGGCCGCCTACCTGGAACGGTGGTTCGGCTGA